In Myxococcus stipitatus, the following are encoded in one genomic region:
- a CDS encoding ParA family protein gives MEAPTYSSKQVAEMLGVSPKTIPEDARKDLYTPDDVWDLRATLNRFPDKIGHRRQLFLNFKGGTGKTSLSTSYAWRIAELGYSVLLIDLDSQGHATKCLGYEGEEFEKTLLDVLVRKTPLAQVIQKSSLPNLDFVPSNLSMSTMDLSLMPMAGREFKLRNALKEVEAQYDVIVFDAPPSFGLLNLNALMAANDLFVPVLADFLSFHGLKLLFETVQSLEEDLNHVLDHVYIVVNSFNATFKLAKEALEALQTHYPEFLLPTIIRQCTKFAQASSEGRPVFVADPTSKGAADIQAMIDNVLPRLVAAAAATAKKGSQQAG, from the coding sequence ATGGAAGCGCCGACATACAGCTCGAAGCAGGTGGCCGAGATGCTCGGCGTGTCTCCGAAAACCATCCCGGAGGACGCGAGGAAGGACCTCTACACGCCCGATGACGTCTGGGACCTGCGCGCCACGCTCAACCGCTTCCCGGACAAGATAGGCCACCGCCGCCAGCTCTTCCTGAACTTCAAGGGCGGCACCGGCAAGACGTCCCTCTCCACGTCCTACGCCTGGCGCATCGCGGAGCTGGGCTACTCGGTCCTCCTCATCGACCTGGACAGCCAGGGCCACGCCACCAAGTGCCTGGGCTACGAGGGCGAGGAGTTCGAGAAGACGCTGCTCGACGTGCTGGTGCGCAAGACGCCGCTGGCCCAGGTCATCCAGAAGTCCTCGCTGCCCAACCTGGACTTCGTCCCGTCCAACCTCAGCATGTCCACCATGGACCTCTCGCTGATGCCCATGGCCGGCCGCGAGTTCAAGCTGCGCAACGCCCTCAAGGAAGTGGAAGCGCAGTACGACGTCATCGTCTTCGACGCCCCGCCGTCCTTCGGCCTGCTCAACCTCAACGCGCTCATGGCGGCCAACGACTTGTTCGTCCCCGTGCTCGCGGACTTCCTCTCCTTCCACGGCCTCAAGCTCCTCTTCGAGACGGTGCAGAGCCTGGAGGAGGATTTGAACCACGTGCTCGACCACGTCTACATCGTGGTCAACTCCTTCAACGCCACCTTCAAGCTGGCCAAGGAGGCGCTGGAGGCGCTCCAGACGCACTACCCGGAGTTCCTGCTGCCGACCATCATCCGGCAGTGCACCAAGTTCGCCCAGGCCTCGAGCGAGGGCCGTCCCGTCTTCGTCGCGGACCCCACGTCGAAGGGCGCGGCGGATATCCAGGCCATGATTGACAACGTCCTGCCCCGTCTCGTCGCCGCGGCGGCCGCCACCGCGAAGAAGGGCTCCCAGCAGGCCGGCTGA
- a CDS encoding extensin-like protein gives MKKAFEQNVSRAKPRLRLGAFTGVAESAESSAPAESPEPQAPAEPPAADLSAEVRNRVERARAPRPSAAEAMEAALAAEPPRAQAVREPVFTAQVAEPLTYASPEPEAARFDEGVDEAPVTFAAPPAAAFHLDGLVAGHSMEAHPMTHASIPQVTAMVAEPVARVEAPPQEVEVQTPMPPREEAVDDSEARRERLKARLKAVRENPRPEPLPATVAEAGQRAVERITHLQAELVKVKAANLALTQELEVARRQAEKATEEARLRMDEARRLSSEMEGRVKLLADLERELAALEGERDEALLSLQENRQALQASAKEHEALEEEVSRGKQALVDSLAEEERLAGELESAKDESTSLRRAVEALQGERDVLAQQVASLTAERAELLEARKALEAVHRALSQAAAR, from the coding sequence ATGAAGAAAGCCTTCGAACAAAACGTGTCTCGCGCCAAGCCGCGCCTCCGGTTGGGGGCGTTCACGGGCGTCGCCGAATCGGCCGAATCCTCGGCCCCCGCCGAGTCCCCGGAGCCGCAGGCCCCGGCCGAGCCCCCCGCCGCAGACCTGTCCGCGGAGGTCCGCAACCGCGTCGAGCGCGCCCGCGCCCCGCGCCCCTCCGCCGCCGAGGCGATGGAGGCCGCCCTGGCCGCCGAGCCCCCGCGTGCGCAGGCCGTGCGCGAGCCGGTGTTCACCGCGCAGGTCGCCGAGCCCCTCACGTATGCGTCGCCGGAGCCGGAGGCCGCGCGGTTCGATGAAGGCGTGGACGAGGCACCTGTCACCTTCGCGGCGCCGCCCGCGGCGGCGTTCCACCTGGACGGTCTCGTGGCCGGGCACTCGATGGAGGCCCACCCCATGACGCACGCTTCGATTCCGCAGGTCACCGCGATGGTCGCCGAGCCGGTGGCTCGCGTCGAGGCTCCGCCCCAGGAGGTGGAAGTGCAGACGCCCATGCCGCCGCGAGAAGAGGCCGTGGATGACTCCGAGGCTCGCCGTGAGCGGCTCAAGGCCCGGCTCAAGGCGGTGCGTGAGAATCCGCGTCCAGAGCCGTTGCCGGCCACCGTGGCCGAGGCGGGTCAGCGCGCGGTGGAGCGCATCACCCACCTCCAGGCGGAGCTGGTGAAGGTGAAGGCCGCCAACCTCGCGCTCACGCAGGAGCTGGAAGTGGCGCGCCGTCAGGCGGAGAAGGCCACCGAGGAAGCGCGGTTGCGCATGGATGAGGCGCGCCGGCTGTCGTCGGAGATGGAAGGCCGCGTGAAGTTGCTGGCGGACCTGGAGCGGGAGCTGGCCGCGCTCGAGGGTGAGCGTGACGAGGCGCTCCTGTCCCTCCAGGAGAACCGGCAGGCGCTCCAGGCGTCCGCGAAGGAGCACGAGGCGCTCGAGGAGGAGGTGTCGCGGGGCAAGCAGGCCCTCGTGGACAGCCTCGCCGAGGAGGAGCGTCTCGCGGGTGAGCTCGAGTCCGCCAAGGACGAGTCCACTTCGCTGCGCCGCGCGGTGGAAGCGCTCCAGGGCGAGCGGGATGTGCTGGCCCAGCAGGTGGCCTCGCTCACCGCCGAGCGCGCCGAGTTGCTCGAGGCGCGCAAGGCCCTCGAGGCCGTGCACCGCGCGCTGAGCCAGGCCGCCGCGCGCTGA
- a CDS encoding M48 family metallopeptidase — protein sequence MKTRWKAWAFAGLGMMTVSCKGMTLDQVAQGVGQVVDNSVASQKQRDECKKLDVEPTVKEEYAIGSAMAVHWVQSGGGLMAEGTKGTGVHSVHEYLNTVGKNLGAQSARPTLEWTFGVLNDDKNFNAVSTPGAYVFVTRKLLSELDNESQLAGVLAHEIAHIVLKHSIKQYNSAKVSLCQVAVTLEKNVPGSGQLIAAGGSGGNLDLDSDSALLGNLTEKVIGLAESGNDREQEYAADKMAVRMMISAGYDPNEYRALLRKTEDASGIGSRHPKKEDREKRIVAFLDGMKARDGEFTELSLEGLSSPPLKPELVSAVQGAKRSGVAKDSK from the coding sequence ATGAAGACGCGCTGGAAGGCGTGGGCCTTCGCGGGCCTGGGCATGATGACGGTGTCATGCAAGGGCATGACGTTGGACCAGGTGGCCCAAGGTGTCGGGCAGGTGGTCGACAACTCCGTGGCGTCGCAGAAGCAGCGCGACGAGTGCAAGAAGCTCGACGTGGAGCCCACGGTGAAGGAGGAGTACGCCATCGGCAGCGCCATGGCGGTTCACTGGGTGCAGAGCGGTGGCGGCCTGATGGCCGAGGGCACCAAGGGTACCGGGGTCCACTCCGTCCACGAGTATCTCAACACCGTGGGGAAGAACCTGGGCGCGCAGTCCGCGAGGCCCACGCTGGAGTGGACCTTCGGCGTGCTCAACGACGACAAGAACTTCAACGCGGTGTCGACGCCCGGCGCCTACGTCTTCGTCACGCGCAAGCTGCTCTCGGAGCTGGACAACGAGAGTCAGCTCGCGGGCGTGCTGGCGCACGAGATTGCTCACATCGTGCTCAAGCACTCCATCAAGCAATACAACTCCGCCAAGGTGAGCCTGTGCCAGGTGGCCGTCACGTTGGAGAAGAACGTGCCCGGCTCGGGGCAGCTCATCGCCGCGGGGGGAAGTGGTGGCAACCTGGACCTGGACAGCGACTCAGCGCTGCTCGGCAACTTGACGGAGAAGGTCATCGGGCTCGCCGAGAGCGGCAATGACCGCGAGCAGGAGTACGCCGCGGACAAGATGGCGGTCCGGATGATGATCTCCGCGGGCTATGACCCGAACGAGTACCGCGCGCTCCTGCGCAAGACGGAGGACGCGTCCGGCATCGGCTCACGCCACCCGAAGAAGGAGGACCGCGAGAAGCGCATCGTCGCGTTCCTCGATGGGATGAAGGCGCGGGATGGGGAGTTCACCGAGCTGTCGCTGGAGGGACTGAGCAGCCCGCCCCTCAAGCCGGAGCTCGTCTCCGCCGTGCAGGGCGCGAAGCGAAGCGGCGTGGCGAAGGACTCGAAGTAG
- a CDS encoding SH3 domain-containing protein produces the protein MRTRTRAAWAAVMLALGVPGVASAVAVGGSLYVKAKNTRVMESPSPTANAVVILQPGEQVKWEGADTKNKQWHKVKTSAGKRGFVFQSNLSTTAPNMELVVEDKDKRKVNPAGFVASGAAVKALSPGAIEYGNKKGGSHKQAVAQLQQLEKTAKEVSTADIARHAAEAGLFPVVGESATAKTGGAKGKSKGGS, from the coding sequence ATGAGGACGAGAACGAGAGCGGCCTGGGCCGCGGTGATGCTGGCGCTGGGGGTGCCCGGCGTGGCCTCGGCCGTGGCGGTGGGGGGCTCGCTGTATGTGAAGGCCAAGAACACACGGGTGATGGAGAGCCCGTCGCCCACGGCCAACGCGGTGGTCATCCTCCAGCCGGGTGAGCAGGTGAAGTGGGAGGGCGCGGACACCAAGAACAAGCAGTGGCACAAGGTGAAGACCTCCGCGGGGAAGCGGGGCTTCGTGTTCCAGTCGAACCTGTCCACCACGGCGCCCAACATGGAGCTCGTCGTCGAGGACAAGGACAAGCGCAAGGTGAACCCCGCGGGCTTCGTCGCCAGCGGCGCCGCGGTGAAGGCGCTCAGCCCTGGCGCCATCGAGTACGGCAACAAGAAGGGCGGCAGCCACAAGCAGGCCGTGGCGCAGCTTCAGCAGCTCGAGAAGACGGCCAAGGAGGTCTCGACGGCGGACATCGCGCGCCACGCGGCGGAGGCCGGGCTGTTCCCGGTGGTGGGTGAGTCCGCCACGGCGAAGACGGGTGGGGCCAAGGGCAAGTCGAAGGGAGGCTCGTGA